The stretch of DNA GACATTCTAAAAGTACGGTTTAATGGCCCAGTTATCTCGCGTTGGGCTCCATTTAGGTTGATTATAATTAATTTAGGCGTCTTTGCAGACGGGTTTGGGATTCTTAATTAAAgcattctaaaatatttatcagaatttagttcatgaaaattttacattGGATCCTTGTAGAATGCTCTACTCCTGACTCTTTACTAATATTCTAAATGTGTGGGTTGATGTACAAGAAACcccctttttaactttttatttagtgttttttagATTGTATTTTCCAGAAGTTACTTTTTTGCTCGTTTTCATtcgctttcattttcttttggtatGAGAACAAGTCTAGTTTCAAAGCAGGTTCTTGATCTGAAGTATTATTCTTTAGTTTGTggtataataaaagatatatttcttttgcttcatatatagcctatatatatatatatatatatatatatatatatatatatatatatatatatatatatatatatatataatatatatacatatatatatatatatataaatagaatatcatatatataaatatatatatatacgtatatattagtATAGTTTACCTTCATGCTTAAAAATTGAACACCCTTAGCCCTCGGAACACCTCTTAATACTAACCCAAGTGTTCAGGAGGACGTTTTAATGCCAATAATTCCGAATTCAATTCGAAACCCCCCGAGGGCTCTATTATCAGTAACGAGTAACCTGGCTCGTCGTTATAGGCAGCCATGCCTGACTAAACGTTATGGTCCCATCGCTACTTTCCAGAGGCGGGTCGTATGACATCATGGCCGAGAGAGGAGGTCGTAGGAACTGGAACGTATCTAAATGATTCTTGTCCAGCACCTACCgctcttctactctctctctctctctctctctctctctctctctctctctctctctctgaagtcacCGTACTCGCGCCCTTGAGCGGCTGTTTACAAAGGGCAGACggcaaaaagaaagaaacccaCTGGGTGGAACAGAGACGTCCCGACCGACACCAGGAGTCGCCTCTCTCTCGCGCGCCGAGATAAGCTGGGTTGCCAATAGAGGTTCCAATCACTTATGGCCCATAAGGAGCTGCCTGTAAAGGAGTTTCCAATCACTTATAGCCTTAATTTCGCGGTCCTGCTGCAGTTCTTACTCGCCTGGCTCGCTCGTTCCGTTCACTCATAAAGCCGGAATTAGTCTGTAAAATGATACGAGCATTTGATTAAGCAAGAggctttttttatagttttttcgaTTACTTATGCCaagacttgtttcatttacttttacaCAGCTCAGATTTGTCCATAAATGGCAGATCTTTTGATTAAGCGACGGTTTCGCTGGCCTTTACAACTGGTTACCCTGGTTTTCTAGTAGCGGGTctcatttaacaaataaaaaaaaaatacatagtttCTTCTGATTTTTCTATGTAGGTTGGACAACCGATAAATGGTTTCAGGACATGTCTGCGGAGGGAATCTTTCTCCGGCCATAAAATTATGTAGGTGTGATGTGACTCAGAAACTTTTaatgggacagagagagagattcaaagtgACCAAAAGGAGTAATTTGAAGGattagaaacttttattttttatttttagtatgacttctaattttctttttatgggtCTGATTCTAGATCAGTAATTTATCAATGGAACAGTTTATGAGCGTGAAGGATATTCTTTGGTCACCGGAATGATCTCATAACGTCCTGGGACATGATTAGAGGTTAACgtgtcgtattattattattattattattattattattattattattattattattattattattattattattgttgctgttgttgctactGCTCTTCTTGCTGAGATAAACGTAAggtggaaatgaaaataacaaataaaactatatatttttaaaagtgaaatgaaaattaatacaaaaatatgattttttacaGGGAGATGATAATAACAAATAGACGATACAGTTGAATGTAGATATTTTAGGAGCAGCAATGAAGGTATGATTAAgtcaaagaatttctttttctgtatgtgAATTATTACGTAAAAAGCAATACTTAGGGAAAGAAGAATGATATTGTTCGACATTGATTCAATGTTATCTAATAAAATGGGAGAAATGTGAACCTTTTCaggaaatagataaaatcttAGTAGATAATCGTGTATATTTAGATAATGAAGGGACTGAATTCCATTTGATATTCCATCTCTTTATCTTAATGTTAAAACTCTTTATCTTAATGTTAAAACTATATCTTAACATTTATCTTAATGTTAAAACTATCTGAATGTTAAAACTCTTTATCTTTATGTTAAAACTCTTTATCTTAATGTTTAAACTCTTTATCTTGTTATCTTTATCTGAATGTAATGTTAAAACTTTTTATCTGAATCTTAAAACTCTTTATCTGAATGTTGAAACTCTTTATCTGAATGTTAAAACTCTTTATCTTTATGTTAAAACTCTTTATCTTAATGTTAAAACTCTTTATCTTAATGTTAAAACTAGCGAATGATAGAAACTCAACGTACGGTGAGTACATTAAAGAGAGTTTCTTCCTTTGAGTATCTCAAATGAATAACCTCGCAGGAGTTTTCCTTGTAACAATAATGTGGTAATAATAACCCACCTCTGTAGCCTCGATACTACCAGGCAATTGAAGCTACCTCGCTATTTACAATGACAATAATAGAGTAATGGAATGATAATAAATGCGTGTTTACCCTTGATACCCTCGTGTGCAGATGCGATTAGGCTTCCCCGGTTTGCAGTATCTCTCTTATAGAGGCTTGAGTAGATTTACTTAAGAAATGATGATTTAGGACGATTTAGGACGACTCCGGATGATTTACGAGCTGCCGCCGCGGTGAGGGGCGATTTCGCACTTAATCGCTGACGGACGGACGCTCCCAGTCGGCCGCGGGCGgatcttaagaaaaacaaactttttttttttttttttttttttttttttgtgtttcatcGACAAAGTTGCTTCCGTCTTGTAGTCCAGTGAGTCATAAGGTGATGTAATCTTAAGGATTAGCTACAGTGAAGTCTCGTTATATTTGTGTACacgcatatatgtacatgtatatatttatatacttgtatgtatatgtatgtatgtatatatatatatatatatatatatatatatatatatatatatatatactgtatatatatgtatctatgtatgttatatatgtatatatatatatatatatatatatatatatatatatatatatatatatatatatatatatatatatatatatatatatatatatatataatgtaactgttgagaccagagagagagagagagagagagagagagagagagagagagagagagagagagagagagaaacacctttaaaaaggaaagaggCTCAATATCGGGGTTAGCTTCtcacgtaaaagagagagaaaaacaaaggccGCTCGGACGAAAATAACAAAGTTGAACTTCCCATGCTTATTCGGGCGTGAGGGAATTTGATGCAATCAAATTGGATATTCCTTTGAGGACGGTGCTGTAATAGATCACCTCCAGTCTCAagtgaaaaagagtaaaaaaaaaaaaatgaaaaaaacaaagctaTTTTGAGAAGAGTTTAagagaatgaaatgcaaaattttcgagagaagagaaatatatatatatatatatatatatatatatatatataatatatatatatatatatatatatatatatatatatatatatatatatatatatatattatatgtatgtatgtatgtatgtatgtatgtatgtatgtatgtatgtatagattaaaagagaaatatatatatatattgtgtgtgtgataaagttaatatatataatatatagatggaATGGAATTATTTTAGGAGAAAGATTCTATTCAGAGATGAATTTTTCACGGggaagtgatagagagagagaaaaagaaatggctaACAATGAGTGCATTTATtagtcgggagagagagagagagagagacttgataacGGAGAGTTTATTAGGGAGAAATTAGCTATATTTCGGTACTGAAGGAAAAATGACTAGTTCATAATTTTGAGGAGATTAAATTCCACGAGAAAGATGGGGGATGGTTTATTTTTTCGGGGAAAAACGTATTagtaataaatcattatttttgaaatttaaagataCAAGAAAGGGGAGACTCCCTTCTGGGAAAATTATACATATAgttattatcagagagagagagagagagagagagagagaagaatgcctTCGAAGCAAAAAGTAGAGACAAATAATACTGAAAGAAAGCTAAAGTTTTTTCGTATTTCATAGAGGTTAAAatacatgaggagagagagagagagagtcaagagagagagagagagagagagagagaaattccttcgAAGCAAAACGTAGAATTGATGGAAGAGTTCAGGGAAGAAACAGACAgatgaattataaaataataataataataataataaaaatgaatgcttattttcacgtatttttgatgtgcatttattttatttaataatttgttccaGGTGTAATTATGAAAATGCCAAATAGGtctttattgttcattttaattatctttacagAAAGGAAATTTTACGTAGGAACTTTTTAATTCGCTTCTGTATTTGACAGTAGCTTTCATGTATGATGCATgttgaaaatatgagaaatattgcTAATTCATACTTCTAAAAATCGTGAATGATATTATCTACCTGACTGCACAGCTGTTGCAGCTGCCTGCAGCATTCTGCTGCACCCTGATAATGAAGGCTTCGCTAATTTACTGAAATCACCTACCTTTGCAAAATAGCACTGGAACCCACAAATATGTCTACTCTGCATTTTACATGTTAATTACTGGTTTTTTTCTGTGCATGAAGAAGAGTGTAATTTAAACCTTGCTCCCAAATGCCATTGGCCGTTTTGCCTCctcttctttatccatttgttatgtttggcttcttcttcttcctttatttatttttttagcaactTTGTAGTAGACATGCATTCCTCTAGttgttttcttctctctaaaCTTGTaacgctttatttttttttttacctttccatcTATTCCACAGTTATAGATTTTCTACTTCTACTTTTATTTCTCCtgtttaatttactttatattttcttctatgAATGTAAGATGTATATGGCATTACAAACTCACTGACTGATGCATAATTTTCTAGCGGTGCAACGTCAGAAAGCACCAGGCATAAACTGTCATAGAAATATGTTATTTAATGAACCGATTTATTAATAATACAGGTCTGTTTCTCTCTAATAAACTCTgttattaagtctctctctctctctctctctctctctctctctctctctctctctctctctctagtaacaaATGCGCTCAttgtttgccatttttttctctatctcttcctCATGAAAAATTCATCTTTGAATATctttctcctgaaaaaaaaattccattccatttatgtatctctatatttctcttttctcgagaattttctttttattcttataaactgttctcaaaatacactttttttttctttttactctttttcactAGAGACTCGAGGTGATATATTACAGCACCGTCCTCAAAGGAATATCTATTTTGACAATATCAAATTCCTTCACGCCTGAATAGtactattttattaatatttgggAGCTTTACTAATACAGGTCCTTCTGAAATTGTAACATGTTGAAAACACTGAGAAACAAGTCTCCCCAAAAACGTAGTGCGAAGGAATGATCTCTATAGCCCTGACCATTTTATGAGTATTTGAGAGATTTACTAATACAGGTCTATCTGAAAATATAATTGGTTGAAAACACTAAGTACAGGTCTCCCAAAAACGTAGTACGAAGGAAAAAGTCCTCTAGCACTGAATATTTTGAGAGATTTACTGATCCAGGTTTATCCCAAATTGTAACTTGTTGAAAAACACTTGGAAGTCCCCCAAAAGTCCTCGAAGGAATAAGTACCGactgttttatgaatatttgaagGATTCTACCCGGTCATTATTCGGCCATATTTTCCGATCGCTTAGCGTGGAACCACCCAGGCTTCAGTCCGCGTCTGTCGTGCTTActtattattcagagatgaacaCGATGTTTCCGGTGACTCGTGTATTCGTACGTGTATGTGCCTCTGCATGGAAATTAATGACCTGTCGTGCGTACACATACGTGTAAATGTAAATGGGCGTTTGTGCATGAAAACAATTGACTAATTTTGAGTATATGCACGTAAATATGTTCGTTGGTATGTTaatgatttacataatttatgcataatatatgtgtgtgtgtgtgtgtgtgtgtgtgtgtgtgtgtgtgtgtattataggtagatagataaaaagtAGATGTATAGATAGAGAGAGTAATTGTACGTAATCAGATGTAAATATGTTCGTGGGTATGTTAGTAATTTacgtaatttgtatatatatatatatatatatatatatatatatatatatatatatatatatatatatatatatatatatagagagagagagagagagagagagagagagagagagagagagagagagagagagagagagagagaaattattttctgaatgaaaatattaaacgcTTCTTAAACTCGAAATGAGAAAAAACgttaaagtaaattaattataattttccaaacTGTTAGCACGCACTGGAGGTTAACAATCGTTAAGGCATTTAATTTCTTAAGAAAcctcaaaggggaaaaaaatataaggaaaataagcaTAATGAAATACAGGTGAGAAAAACATCAACAGGCGAAccaaaattaattccaaaatatttaaaagaaaaaaaaaagagagagacagagagaaaaagaaattgggTACGCTTCCTCGTCAGGGAAGAACAAACATTCTATTTCTTGCCTTTTAATCAATTTTCTCATTTCcctttttcgttaatttttttttctctctctctcccccgcttCCCTCTGGGGTTCATTTGAGACCCTTGTGTTTCTGGCGGagataattatgtaaatgaagaatctAACTGGAATCCTATTGTGTTTGGCAACTGCTTCAACATGCGGTAGTATGTCGTGTGACATGCCAGGGAAATGGCTAATGTATGCGATTAGGAACCTTTGTTTTTCGAGAATGCCTAAATAGGGGTTACGTCGAGTTCTCCcactctccccccctccccttttcttcttcttcttctttttcttcttcttcttcttcttcttcttcttcttctagtctcgtttctttctttttcttcttcttcttcttcttcttcttcttcttcttcttcttcttttcgttgcTTTTTTTCCTCCTAGTCTtgtttcttttcaggtttttgttTCGAAGTGATTCTTCAATGTAAACTTCAAGTCTTTTTTCCTCGTATTTACTGCCAGTCACTGTATTAACGAATTTTGGAGGGGGTGTGAAAGTagtcacacacatgtatatatatatatatatatatatatatatatatatatatatatatatatatatatatatatatatatatatatatatatatatatatatatataatgggtatatgttcgtgtgagagagagaaagtgagaatgaattatgtttgttccatttcattttgattgTACAGGTGATTATGACTACGACTTCATGCAAATGTGAAACGACTTCCATAAGGAAATCCCATGTTAACTTTCTGAGAAAATTTGAGACAAGTAATAGTTCATCAGATGTTTTGAGCTAGTAGCAATTTTGGATCTACATATAGCTATTTGCATATCAAGGTGGTCTGTAGTTATAGTCTTGAAACAATGAAAACATCGAGACAGACAACGACTCTTTAATATTTAGTACATGATTATGAAATATATCCGAGATAGTGAAATGGACGAGTTTGGAAGAATTCTGGGCGtaatgattccgaagacagattctAGATTTCTCCAGAGATTTTGCAGAGATTCACATATTTCACAGGTGACAGACACTACAGACTGGCTTCCAGGTCAATCTTATGTCAtctaatgaggaagaaaagatggaaaaattgaataaacaaggaaaatttcaTCGTTAATAGTCTAGACTTAATTGAGATATACTAAATATTATATGCGACAGattcttaaagatttaattatgCAAGAGAGCAAAGATTAGGAAGTAAATTCTTTCTAtcaattctttcttcctttccttctcttgtAAACTACTCATCGTGGGTGGTctgggtatatataatataaatatatcaatattatatatatatataatatatatatagggtatgtatatatatatatatatatatatatatatatatacatatgtatatataaatatatatatatatatatatatatatatatatatatatatatatatatatatgtgtgtgtgtgtgtctgtatgtatgtgtttcctTTCTCTGGGTTAGGGAGACTGCTGTTCACATCTTTGACTTTACTTTCCATGTGCAACGCCTGAAAAGGGTTGGGAATTGGGGACTGGAACCTAATTCCCTGCAAGAAGTGTATCTAAATggaaatttcttatattctgaaacaataatctgaaaggaaaagtgacacgcactcatatatatatatatatacatagatatatacatacatacatatatatatttatgtgtatatatatatacatatatatatatgaaatatatatatatatatatatatatatatatatatatatatatatatatatatatatatatatatatatatacatatcagtttTCTTTAATGCCAGCTGacaatttttaatcttttgccAGAAGTTTATTTTTCGAAAATTAAATCGAtctttagtttatctttttttattttttactcaggcatatttttctaaatttaaaaacGAAGCAAGCAGCCCGCTGATAAAGGTTTCCCCTTTTCTCGTGTGATCACACCGTGAAATCCCTCTTCGccctctcccctctcttctttcccctctgttcccctttcttttacatttgggaACGAGACCTTATTTTTGGCAGTCTTCATTTTCTCGTCGTAGGAGCAATTTTCGGAGGCCGTCAACCCCTTGTCAATCTCCATTTCCTTATCATTTGCCACCTTTCCGCCtgatcccctcccctcccttcccccttcccctcctccccttcctcttcccctccccttcctcttcccctccccttcctcttcccctcccctccccaccaacgCAATCTCCCCTCTTTCCTTGCatcagtttcttctttatttcacgCCCTTTAATGGTGGCCCCTTATTATTTCTCAGTTATCCTGGTGTGTCATTTATAGTTATAATGGTGCTCTTCAGAATTATATTAATGACGATGGTGATGATATTGGTATTACCATGATCATGGCAGTTGTAGTTGTTGGTTGTCTTGTTGTAACAACAGGAGAACTGCTGTTCACTTTCACTCAGCTTTAAGAAAACGTGGATTAAACCTGCATATTTCTCAGTGTATATTTCCTccattatcttgttttttttgtcatatttccactttttttttatcatcagcaCTCCTTGATCACctcattccttcctcctccctcactTCCTCTTTTCGCTTCCCActaccatcatcatcttcatcatcatcatcatcttcaccatcgtcatcatcgtTATGATCATCCTTCTCCATCATCGCAAATTGGATGAGCATTTCAGGGGTCGTTAAGGTAAATAGAGCCATAATTTAGGGATCCAACCTTTactccctccttctctccctccctccctcccttcctcccttcctcccttcctccccttcctaaTTCGCAGTTCCCTCCGCCCTTGCAGCTTACCCTTTATTCCAGGGTTGTCTCCTGAACCCCGCCTTCACCTCAGTTTCCCTTCCCCCTCCGAAACGGGAACagtccttcccttcccttctcctacaccccttccccactcccttcccccctctccgTCCCCAACACCCCTTCCACCACCTCGTCCCCAGATGGTCATCATATCGAAACAGAGGGTCAGTTACATGCCGTAAAATTTCGGCAAAAGTTGTAAAGAACGGAGCGAtagaataaaactttttaaatatggCGGCAACATTTTTTGGGGTATTGTTAGCGATAGCAATAACTCGCGGGGAGTAATTAGAACGCACGGACGGGTCGAAAAGATAGGAAATTGATAAGGCTTTCGCGTAGCGATAGAGGGAACCTCGCGAGAGGCGGGGgcctgggggggggggaataaaatGCTCCGGGTGTAATTAAAGGAACGACAAGTCTATCATTATTCGTCTCGTATCAGTACAGATTATCTCcccaatttttcttcttcttcttcgcctcctctttctttctctcgtgaCGGATAGATGGCCCACTCAGGGAGATTAGTGTCCCACCCTGATGAAGATTTACCTGTTCAAATCGGTATGGTTCTCTTGTTCTTTCCTAAGCTTGTGTGCTCttgttaactaaataaacttgaTGACTTATTAAGTTCTAAAGTGAGGCTTACAGCATCCTTGGCTGGAAGCCTCACTCCATTCTCCTATCTCATTTTTCGTCGTTCTTTCAGGCTTGGTCAAAGTACGGGTTTTAGGTGGTATTCCTATCGCTCTCTTTTTCgtttaataacaaaatgaaatccgaaacttactctttattttttcaagttttctgtaaagatcTCTCAGGAGTTTCGCTTAATTCACTGGTGTATCTGTGACACTAATTGAGATTTCTGGATAATTTTAGGTACTGTATAccgcctttattattattattattattattattattattattattattattattattattattattattattattattattattcaagatgtaCACAGATACAAAAGAAACAGTCCAAAAGGGCCACAtgtgaaaaatgaagaactttatttaggaaatttttacatacacttgcatatacacaaatacactgcacgcacacatgtatatatgcatatatatatatatatgtataaatatctctctctctctctctctctctctctctctctctctctctctctctctctctctctatatatatatatatatatatatatatatatatatatatatatatatatatatatatatatatatataaatatctatatgtataaatatctatttgtatgtatatatatattatatacttacatacatacaaacatacatatatattatgtccgTGTCTGATATAATcgtgtacatattttatatatatatggagccgtCGCACCTAGTCTGGAAAACGTACCCCTGGCAACTGGCGCAAAAGAAAATGTATGCAGAAACTTGCCCGCTTGGCCTGTAACAACCGCAGACTTATTAAAAGAAGTTGCAAAATATGATAACCAGATTATTCCAGGCGCGAACTTGCGGGCGAAGTGTCTCTCTCCTTCATCCTCGGGAATTCGCGAAATTTTCACGAATATTCGCGAATGTGCCCTCCCCGGCTGAACTTTGTTAATGAGGCCGGATTCATTTCAGCGAATTTGCAGCTGAAGTAACTCGGTGTAGGTTTCAACTTTTTTCTCGGATATTAAACGTCCCTAGTTCTCGCGTGAAATGTACGTCACGTTCGTCCGTGGATGCTCTACAATATTCTAGAATTAATCGGTGAAAGTGGttcctttcataatttttcatcacTGTTGTGTTCTCTAAAATCATTATgggtatacatacatgcatatatatatacatatacatcatatgtatacatatacatacatacatatatatcacacataaccacaggtgaaaaataagaaacggggtgtaggtcctgaccggtttcgactttatttccttcgtcaatggcttggaaataaagtcgaaaccggttaggacctacaccccgtttcttatttttcacctgtggttatgtgtgataaatgaatcacgtacaaaagtgataataatcatacatatatatatgtatatatatgttacattcaCTAAAACTTGGATCGCTGAACCGGAAGTTGAACACCACTGGGCCTGGTCAACACTTGGATCGGTGGCCATTGGGAaagtgtggttgtgtgtgtgtgcgtgtttgtgtgtgttttggcgCTCGTCGTTCCctagtaaatgaataaaagtacgAAAAATAGGCTCATATCAGGAGTAATTTTAGCAGTTTTAGACATTTTGATAATTTAGAGATTTGCAGCATCATTAACTGATAGTTCTGAGGAACAATGTTTGATAACTaaaattcctttcattcattattcagttgTTTTCGTAAACAGTACGGAATTTGTGGAAGGgatattataaacaaaattgGAATTGTTTATTACAGTCTTATCACCAGAAAACTCACCACATGGAATAGGTTATAcagatataatttaatatatttttatattgatctaattacttattaaaaaaataaaaagtactaacCACCTGGTCCATTTCTATACAAAGTATGATAAACAAaccttaaaattatttaacaCTCACGGCAGTTAGTGATATACAAAAATCTGGGGGTAGATTTTGAAAGGCCTCCCAGTGACCGATTAATTTCTCTGGCGTGTCACTGAAATAACATTACACAAAACTGCAGCTGAATAACTTAACCCGAATGGCAtttattgcattttacagtatgCATTAATTAATTTCTACTGCATATTGAAAATACGTAAGTGGTCCGGGAATTCCACTTTTATGCGAACATGTTGACCCAGAAACACTGCCagcgaatggagagagagagagagagagagagagagagagagagagagagagagagagagagatatgccacAGTCGGGTGTATGAAAAAGTAGAGATTcttctttgtatgtgtgtgtgtgtgtgtatgagagagagagagagagagagagatttcatg from Macrobrachium rosenbergii isolate ZJJX-2024 chromosome 51, ASM4041242v1, whole genome shotgun sequence encodes:
- the ND-MWFE gene encoding uncharacterized protein ND-MWFE; amino-acid sequence: MEIDKGLTASENCSYDEKMKTAKNKVSFPNVKERGTEGKEERGEGEEGFHVTGSKYEEKRLEVYIEESLRNKNLKRNKTRRKKSNEKKKKKKKKKKKKKKKKKETRLEEEEEEEEEEEKEEEEEKGRGGEWENST